CTATTAAATAAGTAGCAATTAGAGTCTCTCGAGAGTGGATAGGTAAGTTCTTTTTTGAGAAAATCAATATGGATCTCTATATAAATAGCCAATCGGATTccttgtttactttttctaaccagTTAACATAAATATACTGATTATACATAGTTATATATACATTACACATGaattatacatagattatatgtTCGCTGACTATTTTTACTTTAAACAATTTGATATGTTgttatttaagttaattcttcaaaaaataataagaaagaaAAGGGGTGGAGAGATGGCCTGTGGGTGTTTCTTAAATTTTTTTGAGTGTCGTGATGTGTGGAATTTGTTATGAAAGAAGACATAAGGAAAAGATGAGGGTGTAAAAAGACAAGAGAGGAAAGAATGGGGAACAAACGTGTAAAGTGAAAATAAAGAGTGTATGCGATAGGGATCAAAGTGGCTAGGGAATTAGTTAGAGGAGAGAGATGGTTTTTGGTTTTTGTATTGTTAACAAGGAAAAAAGATGGGACCATAACGATGAAGACACAAGTATTTTACAACTTCTTTTGCActtgcttttttttcttttttcttttttagaagtAAAGGTCAAATAATTTGATAAATTGCAAAATTCTGATATCAAATTTCGAAAATTGGTAAAAGCTGAAATCACTCAAACTTATTTGGTAAAACATTTATGATGCGGGCCGATGAGGTTGGGTTGATTAGGACTGACATGCTTTTAGGTACTTATTTGGTAAAGCATTTGTGATGTCTACGACCGAGGGCGGGCCGGCGAGGCGGATTAAGTAGGACTGACAGATTTTTAGGTTGACAAACTTctgaaaaaagagtacacatatcacCTAGCCGAATTCCACATTGGAATGATATAGGAGAGATAAAAAGTTTTATAAGGCACAACACAAGGCCAAATAGTACACACGTTTTTAGGCTCGATGATAGTGTAGCCCAATAGACAAATCTGTGAGGTCTGTTCGGCAGCTTGGAACGTGAAAACATTCCCATAACTTGTAACATTAGAAGAAAGTTTAAGAGCGTGAATACTTAGGGGTAtacaaaccgaaccgaaaaaccgcaccaaaccgaaaagtcaaaccaaaccgattaaaaaatccgacctggtttggtattgagtaaaaaaattctAACCAatccgacatataaatatataatttttatatataattttaatattttatatagaattttctttaaaaaatgtctagaaatatttgggattctttTGCGGGGtataaattttaatagaatatgaagcgctccatatttattgaccttaaataatgggttgtatgattactttcttatcaagtgttactgaaatgcgtttatctctttgttcttccatattcatatcatatgttaagatctattaaattcttatatctttttcgaatttgaagtgattgttaatatttaggtatcatattaatttttatatttaattactAGATTCGATTAACCTAAAAGTGTAcatcaacaaaaaattattgtcagtcgactaaaaaaataactattatgtgttactaatagaattctcctataagaatattttaatcgataatatgtttgtcaattttttatatttttactaaatatatatttacttatcaaatatttaacaaagtaagattgaaataatatttaagtaacaaaaaatccgaaaactcgaaaaatccgacaaaaccgaaccaatccaaaccgatatagttggtttggtttgattttgataaaaaccaGACCAACCTGGTCCATGTACACCCAACGAATATTATCGTAATTCAAAAGAGATGGTATTGATGTCAAGTTTGATATCTAAATTCTAAAGTTTCTCATTCCATACTCTCGAGGAAACATAACAATTAACATCCAACATCACAAAattttcatcatcatcatcatgtcATCTTCTACATACTCTCcattttttcaagaaaatcaactATATACATACTTAACCATGCATAGTACAAAAAAACTAGACTTCTTGCATGATCGAACTCGACGAGAAACCATAATATGGTTGGTTATAGTAAGTTGGATAAAATGCTTCTCGAAGTTTATTATACTTTTCAAGATCGAAATTGTGAATCTTAATTAGCTTCTTTTGCTTCACTTTGAAACGTCTTTGGAAAAACCCTTCAAATGTAGGCTCTTTTGATGTTCTTAGGAAGAATCCATAAGCAAGGGCAAAGTGAAATGAGGTAACAAAGAAGCAAATGGGTTCCATTACATCCCAACTCAGCTCCCAAAATGTTAGCCTCATAAAGCCCAATGTTTGAAGAATTAGAAAGCCCAGCCCACAATAAAGTTCGCCTTTGACTAGTGATTGGGCCTTTTGATCAATTAAGGCCTTTTGCTTTTCCATATTTTCAAGTTCTCTTCTTCTTGGGTCGTTTGATGATGCTATCGATTCTGATATTATTTTGTCCATTGATTTTGCCACCTGTAACACATCAAGCGCATCATAAGATTagttaatttatatacttttttttttttacaccaTTAGGTCAAATATATGGCGTGGGTCTATTTCAAACATTCTCCACCTTAACAAAAAgaataaggtttgcgtacacattaTACTTTCAAACCCTACAtcgtaaaattattattattatttttaaattctcAGGGAAACCGACAGTCGCTACCCTTCGGGTGTGCACTAGGTAATCATGGCTTGCAAATCATATAGAAAATATAAATCGTACTAGACAAGCCTTGTGCGACGAGCTCTTGCTGAGGAAACTGCTTGTAAGGTAGATCGATATAGGTCTCTCATGTGGGATACTATTCAGCCAACCTTGCGAGCatgttgttatatatatatatatattgtagcaGAAATCATAATCCAATAAATTGCTTGACTTTCTAATAATAAAtgataatataatatttttttagaaGAAAGACACAAAATAAAGAAAGTATAGAACTTTTACCTGATGGGGACGGAGCAAAACGACGTCACTAAAAACGATGACGCTGCCTGACTCGTCCAACATCTTTGCAAACTCCAAACCCTGTTCTCTGTTGCTACAAACTTCACTACAGATCTCAACAAATTTGGAGTAGGAAATGGAGTTCATCGGTATCTCTCTAAGTCTCGATCTCACTTTCTCCAACTGTGAAAACCTCAAAATTTTCCTAGCATCATTCACCGTTATTCTTCCCATCGTCTCCGCCGGAAAATCCGCCGTCTCCGTCGCCGGAGCAGGTGGAGCTAGTCCTTCGAATCTAATCCTTTCTCCGGTAACATTCATAGACCTCAATTTTTCTCTCAATTTATCTCCCATAGGAATAGATAAAAATTCCGGCAGTCTAGCTGCATGGTTGATTTCTCTTTTTTGGAGGAACCGGCGGAATAAGGCGGAGTCAATAGACTCCGGCGACTTCGCCGGAACTGGCGATATTTTGCTGGTTTTGGTTGGTGTGGAATGATTTTGAGAATGATCTAGACCCGTTACCGATGGAAGTGGGTCCCTCTTCAGGGTATTGTTTAGGCGTTTCGCTAAAGCCCGACGAAGCG
This region of Nicotiana tomentosiformis chromosome 4, ASM39032v3, whole genome shotgun sequence genomic DNA includes:
- the LOC104108010 gene encoding calcium uniporter protein 4, mitochondrial-like encodes the protein MALRRALAKRLNNTLKRDPLPSVTGLDHSQNHSTPTKTSKISPVPAKSPESIDSALFRRFLQKREINHAARLPEFLSIPMGDKLREKLRSMNVTGERIRFEGLAPPAPATETADFPAETMGRITVNDARKILRFSQLEKVRSRLREIPMNSISYSKFVEICSEVCSNREQGLEFAKMLDESGSVIVFSDVVLLRPHQVAKSMDKIISESIASSNDPRRRELENMEKQKALIDQKAQSLVKGELYCGLGFLILQTLGFMRLTFWELSWDVMEPICFFVTSFHFALAYGFFLRTSKEPTFEGFFQRRFKVKQKKLIKIHNFDLEKYNKLREAFYPTYYNQPYYGFSSSSIMQEV